The genomic stretch CCTCGACGGTAGGCGGCGGACGGCAAGGAACGACGAAAATCACAAGCGGTGATGGGTGGAGGTTGGCGGTGGCCGGTTGTTGGTAACAAGAGGCGGTCGGTGGGTGGCGGAGATTGCGAGCTGCAATGGGTGGCGGCCAATAGAGGTGGGCGGCGAATGGCAAAGGTTGTAGGCAGTGATAGGCGGAGGTCCGTGGTTGGCGGCAGGAGACGGTCGGCAGGTGGTCGTAGTTATGAGTGGCTATGGGTGGTGGCGGATGGATGCTTGCGGTGGGTGGCGGCAGGTGATAGTTGGCATTTGGAGGTGGCTGCAGGCCGTGATGGGCGGTAGCCAATGGAGGTCAGCTGTTGGTGGTAGGGGGTAGTGGGTGGAGGTGGTCAAGGGTGGCAATGGGTGGCAGCGGAGGTCGACCGAGGTGAGCGTGGTCGAAAAGAGGGTAAACCGAGAAgtatatcttgatttttttttgttgttgttaaagAAGTACTTTTTAAGTTGAGAAGCagctttttttaacttctcggaTTAGGAGAAAAATaactcaaaagtgaaaatttctttcaaaagtaaatttttttaccaaatagatttctgcgtcagaagttacattaccaaacggatttatgcTTCAGAAGCACTTATGGAGGAGAAATCTACTCAAGGTGTGTTGCCATGCACACCCGTAACTTATgaagtaaaaattcatttggtaaaaaattttacttccgaaagaaatttccacttctgaagtaaattttcacttgtgaagttgtttttccctcaatttgataagttaaaaaacaattacttcttaactcaagaagtacttctcatctcactttcttttcattacgccctcaccctcttttcgactATGCTCGCCTCTGCCAACCTTCGCCGCTGCCCACCGCCGATCACCGTCGACCACCACCCATTGCCGCGCACGACCATTGCCACCCCCGATCATTACTTGTTGTTGCCCTTCGCAGACCTCCGCCGGCCGCCACCCGCAATCGTCGCCACCCTCTAACCTCCCCAcgtcgccaaccaccgccaaccTCTGCGATCGCAGCCCACCACCATGCcacccgccgaccaccgccaccgccaatAACAACCGCTGACCATAGCCCCTTTTTGGCCGCAATAGCCGCCCTCGCCGCCAACAACCGGTTACCGGGGTGTCGGTGTTGGTGCTACTTATACCACAAGCAAGGGCCGGTGATCCTAGTtggccactaggtgagggccacAAAGCCTTCGCTGGGcttggcagaaaaaaaaaaacgaaaagaaagaaagaaaaaatataaaagaaaaaggaagatagaaataaaaaaacttaggaacttttaaaaaaattaaaaaaattatccacattagctcctgttgtgccacataggatgactGGCAGTGTATGTCGGTGATTCCAGCTAAACTTTGgttggatgaactcaattggtaaagtgtcgaaatgtttaggatttaattagtaaaattaagaaatttaggATCAAATAGGCCAAAATACAATAGTTTTAGgagtttttggacaatttttcccttagAACGAACCACATATATCTTTGGTATTCTGCGGTCGATAACTTGATCGTTCAGTATTAGACTGGAATAGCAACATCCCTTAGTTTCCACGTTATTTCACAACATGAGCTGTATAGACTAGTATGTTTTTCTTAGTTGGTCATTATTCATTGATGAGTCCGTTCACATAATCAGAACGAGAGGGAGGGGAAGACTGGATTATCCATGGTAGACTAGATTAttgttgatgcaaaaaccaACAAGAACTTTGagtaattaaagaaagaaaaaaatagaaataatccAGTTTCTTCTTCCATAATTTCACGCTTTATCTTCCAAGGTCCCACATGAAAGTTCAATTGTCCAAATGCAAATTCTACAATCATGATGACATATAATCTAAAATATTCTATCTGCCCTTAGCCAGATGTGACTGTTATGTCATCTCACATATAGTGTAACATGGTTTCTCTCAAATCCTATCCGATAAGGATTATTGGGATGTTATAAGCTTTTTCAGGGGGCATCGAAGGCTTTTCGCATTGAGAGGGAACGTCAGCAAAGATTATTGACTTGGTTGTTGACTAGATGGACCCAGTTTTCTATAAGTACGTCTCTATTATACTTGGTCCAACAACATGCCcccgaaaacaaagaaaagccTACCCCGAATAACCTAAACAACCTCTCATGGCCTCATCTCAAGAACAACCCTCAGTGTTTTTCCTCGCTTATGTCGTTCTCGTGCTTATGCAAGAATTGCCATGTCTTGCTTCATCTCGAAGCTCTTCTCTAGTGGCCCTTGCGGGTGCTAGTAACCAAACGAGAAATGGGGAAGCGGAGGCACTCCTAACATGGAAGTCTAAGCTAGACAGCCAGAGCCGCTCCACTTTGTCTTCGTGGATTGGAAGCAACCCTTGTTCATGGCGCGGGATCGATTGTGATCCTCTAGGCAGCATCGCGAGCTTGAACCTTTCAGATTCTGCCATATGTGGTACGCTTCATCATCTTAATTTCTCCCAGTTGCCTAGCTTGGCCGCTCTAAAGCTTGCCAACAACTCGCTCTTCGGTCCTATCCCTCAAGAAATTGGAAACCTCTCATCTCTCTGGACACTCGATCTCTCTGAGAATAACTTTAGTGGCTGTATACCTGATGCAATAGGAAAGTTGGGAAATTTGGCGAACTTACTCCTCAATGAGAACAATATCTCTGGCTCCATTCCTTCCAGTATAGGAAACTTAAGCAAGCTCACTCAGTTGAATCTACGAGCGAACAATCTGAGGGGCTTTCTTCCTACCGGGATGAATAATCTCACATTCCTCACATATCTACGGCTATCTCATAACGATCTGGTTGGCCAATTGCCACAAGAAATATGCAGTAGCCAGGCTCTTGAATTTTTGAGTGCATCAAATAATCACTTCAGTGGACCCATCCCAAGAAACTTGAAAAATTGTTCGAGTTTGCGTAGAGTTAGGCTCCAAAAGAACTTGCTCAAGGGAAATATAGCCGATGCTCTTGGTGTGTACCCCTACCTGTATTATGTCGAGTTGAGCGACAATGAACTTTACGGTGAGTTACCACCGACATTGGGTGACTGTAAAAATTTGACGAGCTTGAAAATCTCCAACAATAAAATCTCTGGCACCATACCACCTCAGCTTGGGAACATGAATCAGCTGGTCATACTCGACCTCTCTTTAAATAATATTGCTGGGGAAATTCCTAAAGACCTAGGAAAATTGAAGTTGCTGCTAGAGCTTTTATTGGAATGCAACTATCTTGGAGGCCACATCCCTCAAGAACTTGGAGCATTGTCCAGTCTACAAAAACTCAACATTGCAGGAAACAACTTGGGTGGCTCGGTTCCTAGACAACTTGGGGAGTGTTCGAagcttcaattttttaatttaagcaGAAACAGCCTTGGCACAAGTATTCCCGACGAGATCAGCAAGCTTCAATCTCTTGAAGTTCTCGATCTGAGTCAAAATTTGCTCACAGGAGAAATACCTGGAAAACTTGGGCTATTGCACAAATTGGAGACACTCAATCTCTCACATAATCAGCTCTCCGGTTCCATTGCGTCGACCTTTGATGATATGGCAAGCTTGACGTCAATTGACATATCGTACAATGAGTTAGAGGGTGCCTTACCAGAAATTCCAGCCTTTCGCAATGCTACAATTGAAGTTGTGAGAGGAAACAAAGGCTTGTGTGGAGTTATTGCTAGTCTCAAATCCTGTACAGAAAAAACATCGAAAGGTAAGAACACAAGCAAAAAGTTGCTGCTAATTTTGATTCCTCCTTTAGGATGTCTACTTTCTTTGCTTCTTGTTGTGGGAGCTTCAAGTATTGGATGCCGAAGAGTAAGGAAAGCAGAGGCTAGTTCGATTGATGGAAGCAGTGAAAACCCGTGGGCTATATGGAGCTTTGATGGAAGAATGGTTTATGAGAGCATCATCGAAGCCACGGAGGAGTTTGATGCCAAATATTGCATCGGCGTGGGAGGACAAGGCAGTGTCTACAAGGCCCAGTTGCAAACAGGGGAGATTGTTGCTGTAAAGAAACTTAACGACTCACCAGACATCGAAATGGCCAGTCAAAAAGCATTGGAAAGGGAGATCCGTGCTTTAACCGGAACTCGGCATCGGAATATTGTCAAGCTCTATGGATTTTGCTCGAGTTCTCGACATTCATTTTTGGTGTACGAGTTCTTTCAATTTGGCAGCTTGAAGGACGTATTGAACAATGAACAGAGAATAACAACATTTGATTGGAATAAGAGAGTGAATGTTATTAAAGGTGTGGCTAATGCTTTATCCTACATGCACCATGAATGCTCACCTCCTGTTATTCATAGGGACATATCGAGCAAGAACATTTTATTGGATGAGGAATACGAAGCTCACGTCTCTGATTTTGGCACGGCTAAGGTTCTGCAACCTTATTTATCCAATTGGACATCATTTGCTGGAACCTTTGGATATACAGCTCCAGGTAACTTTATTTAATCAATGATTTCTCCACGTCATCTATAGATTGCAAATAATTCACCAAGGTTTCGTGTTTTCCTTATTTAGCAAATCGTAGGACAATACTTGTTGTCTTAGCAAGTATCAAAAAAGCAACTGAGTccatgattgaaaaaaaaaaaaaaaaaaaacaacccaaGCAGTACAATCAAGTACTTCTAGTCATTCCTAATTTAGTATCTCGACTAGGTTGATTGAAAGTTAAAACTCAGTTCCTTagaatttttgattttgttggaatttttttttaaattgcttaTCTAAGTAAAGTGAACGGTTCATTAATTTTCTGCTATTGAATGAAGTTAGGaacttttttaataaaagaaaatgttaaaattgTTAAATCGAGATTGTGTAATTTTTGAATAACTGGTTAAATTGAGTAAACTCTACGTCAAAATGAGCGTGTGATGATGAAGTGGTCAATGAATAACCACAGCAATTTTTCTGACAATTTTAGTCGGATTTGTTTGAGGTATAGGAAGGTTCAGCTTCGCAGTACTACAAAGTTCAAACTGCTTTCATTTATGAAGTGAATCACGAAAACTGTCCGTTAAATGGCATTACCAAGAACTTGGCCAAAAAAAGCTGGCATCAATTAGTAGTAGGCAATAAATtgcttttttccctttgtaGAGCTCGCATACACGATGGAAGCGAAGGAGAAATGTGATGTTTATAGTTTCGGAGTGGTGACATTAGAAGTGATCATGGGAAGACATCCGGGCGATCTTGTATCATCTCTCGCATCCTCGTCTTCAGCTTCATCAAGCAATTCAACAACTTCACATTGGCCACTACAACAAGTTTTAGATAAAAGAGTTCCATACCCAATAGGCGACGTGTTAGGACAAGTGGCTTTCATTGTGAAGATGGCACTTTCATGCTTAAATCCGAAACAAGAGCATCGTCCAAGCATGCAGCAAGTATCTCAAGCAATATCTGCTCATAGTTCGATCAGGATAAGCTCGTCAGAGGACATAAAATTGGAAGAGCTAGTTGATCCTAGATGCTTCAGCTAATGACATTTTGGTCTTTCCTATGCAGCTTGTGTAGCATGTTctctctgtttttgttttttctttcctttcaagGATGGTATGTACTACACCACTAATTTTCCCAATGATCTATTAGCTACTTGAAGCTTTTGGaaattgttgaagttgttgCCTCACATCGCCTGATAACGAGTTTTAtttgctctttatattcatgtgatcttcCTCCATTTatcagtttaagcttttaggttGGATtttcttacatggtatcagagccactGTTATCCCTTTTCGCAAATGTGCGTCCACCCTCCATTAGTCAATTTCCatggttggactttctaatagaAATAATTGCATGTCATGTACAATCTCTTAGGATATTTGACTGTCGTGGCCTTCTCAGAGGTGTACCACCAAAAGGAAAGCTAATGGACTACTAAGGGTGACTGATCTATTATAAGTCGATTAATGATTCAATTTGTTTGGGAGTCGTCATAATCAATTCGCATCCTTCTTGTTGGCGATATGTGCGCGTGGAAAACGTGGGATCCCGAGAGCGCGATGTCGTCTCTTGGGTGGCAAACCAATCCATCACTGATTGCATTTGGTTTTGTCCTCTCCTGTGAATCTACAAACAACAATTGTCCCTCTCAGAGAGAAAAAGATGGATTCCCCTTATCTCTTTCCCCGCTAAAGCACTTTTCTTATCAATTATTGCTCTTTCGACCGCCACTTGACTGCTCGTGTATAGTGGATGGAAGACTAGCCAAGTCAATGGCGCACAGCGTGAAACAAGAAAGATGTTAGGATTAGGCACATAAATCATAatgaagtaaagcgtaaaagtgagaaaaaaaattaagagataaGGTTTATcctgattcacccttaaattgaGGCTACATTCAGTAAATGACGTGCTTTCCTATCGATGGTGAGTATGAATCACATCCCAAGAAAAGAAATGATCACACATGTAAAGAAGGCTCCGTTCTTTTACGTCCTTGCATTTTTCTCCTTGGTGAATATATGTTTCTTTCAATTGACATACCTATCTTTTGGAGTGGGGATGATCATAGATAGACTTATGGTGATGGTGGGATCACTACTTGCCCTCCAACCTTTTTCCCAATATTACACCAACGGAGCATATCACCAAATCCCATCTCCACAAAACATATCAAAGGGTGCATTCATTttacagaaaatgaatgatttggtaaatatttaTCTAAAATGATGACTTGTATTgcctacaaaaatgaatgaacgaaacaaatttttaccaTCCGCGGAGATACTTAGAAATAAGTTGTCGTCAACAGTaaaattgcttcttcttttttttttttgtcgaaatagtAAAATAGCTTTTATTGATTaactatttcaagcaatataaatgatcgtttttttttaaaaagtatttcaaatcgttcattttcacCAAATAAAATTTCCTTATAGAACTTCAGTCCACAAAGACTTAGGAAGTTTGGAGCTGCTAAGCATTCTTCGCACCATGTccaataaatttcaatttcttctttttgctagACCATTCTGGTCCGGAGACATGATGTATTGAGCAACTATCACATATTATTCAAGAAACTTTGCAAATGGACCAAGTGCTTGTCCATCTTCAGTGCATCCACTATAGTGTTCTCCATGTCTACTTGATTTCACGATCTTAATCGCTTACTTGCATTGTTTCTCTACTGCGATTTTGAACACCTTAAATGAATCTAACGCTTCATGCTTATTATGAAGTAAGTAGAAATACATGAAGCGTGAGTAATCATCTATGAAAGAGATGAAGTACTTCTGACCATACGAGTGCATATCCGGATTACATATGTCTGCAAGTACGATTTCTAATATTTATTACTCCTCTTGGCACTTTTGTTTGacttgttgtttttcttttcctttgtgcagtgtcgcgacctaaaaaaatagacgagttaattttcgggctaatggattatcgggttaattaattaactaacctaactcggactctcccaagtccataccaaatcgcaacttaaggttcaaataattaacatgcaacgtgttttgaatttggagtcgccactaattattttcggtaggttgattagaaacctaaataaaatagcgggagaaaactatcttatttccgcgaaccggagattttgaattcggggatttggttacgctagattactctaacgccctttcggtaccattttcatgaaaaatatttgatttggcaattttgatggattttacttgaaattcaaagatgcgattttttggttttttcttcttttttatggggatgtaaaactttgtacgatatacaccatgggtgatttagaaagaaagaaaacgcagccagtcacgagtatttataaaaataaattaacatgtaataatgctaaaatttggaacacgtggcatgtctaaaataaacaaacaaatgttcaaaccaaacgattacatttttgtagatcgagatggaaatgattaccttctattacacaaaatcttactcacatacacattatagttcccttcaagatctcggagttggaagaacgcggctgtcgtcgaaaatggcaagcaatggcgttgttgggtggcgagaggcgaaatatgtgtcgggactcgtcgaagatgatgctcgactaaaactcttttcttcactctcgaattttctcttctaatttttctcaagaactctctttttcctctctaaaaattcctctaaaaaactctctcaaaactctctcaattctcttccactccccccttctaaaactcttctcaagagctctctaccttctctatcaccaaaattctcctcttcttttataggcaaagttccccatccttcattcttcatcttcacttcttcaccttccattttcatcttctcttcttcatcttcatttcttcaccttccattttcatcttcccttcttcatcttctcttcttcatcttcccttcaccatcttcctttcattatcttctcttcaccatcttcctttcattatcttctcttcaccatcttcctttctccatcttcttttggtatttgcaatgcaatccctgaagtttcaagtatttgcaatacagtccccgaagttttaagtatttgcaatacggtccccgaagttttaagtatttgcaatatagtccatgaagtttcaaatcttctcggtgtatttttccatcccgtgcctagtttagacgcatgctaaattaagtgttctgcttgcccaattatatgccaatgcaatgtacgctaaaaataaatatgtgagatgatttttttataatttttatgtaaaaaatagattagtcaaaatttaggcgtcaacatgcAGTCCACGCATGTGTCATAATCAGTGAAATCTAAAGTATTAAGTGCtccatcatttactaatttCTTAATTCTATTAATGGAGATATGTCCCAATCTCTAGTGCAACAACATAGATGAATCTTCATCCACTATGCATCATTTCATACAAGCATTATCATGAACATGCATTGCATTATAAAGGCAATGTCTTACAAGTTAATTCGAAAAAGTCCATCAAACAAAATACCATTCCTAAAAGTTTCGGATTTAAATTATAAACTGAAGTTTGAATATGAAAAGTTAAAGGAATAAAATGGTGATAGTCTTGAAACATAAATAAAGTTTCTAGAGAAACTTGGAACATAAAATGTCcttttccaaattcaaaataaaatcactATTGAGATCTAATTTGCATGTCCCAATAGCTTCTACATGTAAATGCATCTTGTTTCTTGAATAGATGCATCATTCACTTTTTGCTGGTTCCTGTGGTTTTGAAAATCCTGTAAGGAATTCTAAATGTGGATTCTAGATCCAAAATCAATCTATCAAGTGTTGTGACTCATATCAACCATATTAGATTCATAACAGACACATGAGATTGCATTACCTTTCTTCTCGAGGCGGGCCTTAAGTTTCTAGCAATCCACGAAGTGTTAAtatgctctttctttttatagAAGAAGCGTTTGGATTCCTTCTTAATGTCAGCTTAGGTAAGtattttattctttcctttctaCTTGCCTCTACAGTTTCATCATGTTGCCAAATGAGCATTTTCTTCCGATTCCATAAACAACGTTTCTTCCTCTTGAACACACATGGTAATGAGTTTGTTAAttgactattttattttaatgtgtGTTATAAGAAATCTTGAAAGATGCCTATTGTTGTGGGAGAGTATTTAGAATGTAgtacacaagaaaaaaaaaatagatatctcAATCTCAAGGTTCCTTAGCTAAGCCCTAGTGTCCCCATCTTTATGATGTGCTCATGCACACCACTAACACTAATTAGCATCGACGATAAAAACTTCATAATTATGGTCATGGCATGCGCTTCTTCTGAAGTTTCAAATTGCGCACCAATATCCTCTAGCAATGCTTTAGTATTATCATGCTAAGCAACTCAACCATGAATGCTAGCAGAAATTTTAGTTCTTATAAGCATTACACTAAGGCAGTTGGACCATTCCTGTTGTTCATAAAAAGCAACTTCAGCCGGAGTACTAGCATCGGTAGGAGTAAGTGGTTCATCTTTCCGAATAGCATAATCAATGTTTGTGCACTCCAATTGACGAAGGAGTGCTAGCATAATCATTATCCTTCCAAAACTTGTAGTTGTCACCATTCAATTCGAGAACATTAAAGTCATAAATATTCATGAGTGATGAAACTGCATAATGTACGATCATGCTTATGTCACAAAATTTGAGGCAAATTTGTAGAAATCATATTTTACCAATGTAAAACATGTCATAAGATATGAATCAAACAACACCAAAAATTGTTGTGGGCTAAGTTTTTAATTTGAATAGATTCataattattttatgaataaaacTATCAGATTAAATTCCCTTATTGATCCTTATggataaattaagaaaaataatatgataTTTCATCctaattaatcatattaatataatgaaatttcatgtgggataaaattcattatattaATGTGATCATTACAAGTAATGTTATTTTTGATATGCGATCCAAAGGTTCttaatatatatctatatatatattaatattaTTAGAGACGATATGGCTACTTTCTAATTGTTAAAACATATATGGATCACTAgacatttaatttcatgcacAAAACATTCATAAACTGCACGCAATGGCAAAATAGGAAATGCATGCGGCCAAGGGCAGAATTGTAAATAAATTTACTCAAGGGGTAAAAGAGTAAATCAACTGAAGAGGGTTCGCGGATGAAACAGTAAATTTGCTCCAGGCAGGGGCGAAACAGATCATCCAGGCGCGTGCATGTGGTCTTCACACGCGCGCATGGCTTGCATGCGCTAGATGTCCGTGCGGGCACGTGGATGACAGGCGCCTGTGAGCGACACTTCAAGAGCCGGGGTCACATGCGCCTGAACCTCCCGCGCGCGTGATTCCATGcgccttctccatcttctcagTGCAATTTCTTCCTCGTGCGACGTTTCAATCCCTTCGCACCGATTCCGCCGCCCCTTCCACTGTCTTGGTCTCCTCCGACATCCCTCCTTAGATCAAATTAAGCGGTGGGTTTTGGAGATCACGCAGGCGCGACCACATAGGTCAAAGAATCGATGAAAACGGCCCAGAAATTGGTCGAAATTGAGCAAACTTCCGCCGGACGCAAACCTTAACTCTGGAAACTTCAGCCGCTCAATTAGCCTCCAGTGATCACCCAAAGGCCGAATTAATTTACGGCTATACTTGCCCATGGCGGTGCCATCGTACTAGTCCGAAGCCGGATTGCGAGTCCCCGTAATTTGGCCGGAATCGGCAAAACTCTTGACAGCTAGGAAAGCCTCGATTTGTAATTCACCCAAACCCCACGAAAATCATCAAGGCAGAGATATTAACCatctctgataccaaatgttaGAAAGAACAGAATATCCCCATTACACATGGATGAACAAGAACTCATGTCTTATCAGAATTTAATGCGGAAATGTAAGGATTATGTATTAATCTCCGGCCACTGATGAAGTCGATTGACAAACTGGAATTCGAGGAGCCTCGAAGCATTAAACGTCGGCAAATGGAGGTCtctagccaattgccctctCAAACGTCGATGATGTGTTTCTTTATTGAAAGGGTTCGGCTTAGA from Rhodamnia argentea isolate NSW1041297 chromosome 2, ASM2092103v1, whole genome shotgun sequence encodes the following:
- the LOC115739577 gene encoding probable leucine-rich repeat receptor-like protein kinase At1g35710; translated protein: MASSQEQPSVFFLAYVVLVLMQELPCLASSRSSSLVALAGASNQTRNGEAEALLTWKSKLDSQSRSTLSSWIGSNPCSWRGIDCDPLGSIASLNLSDSAICGTLHHLNFSQLPSLAALKLANNSLFGPIPQEIGNLSSLWTLDLSENNFSGCIPDAIGKLGNLANLLLNENNISGSIPSSIGNLSKLTQLNLRANNLRGFLPTGMNNLTFLTYLRLSHNDLVGQLPQEICSSQALEFLSASNNHFSGPIPRNLKNCSSLRRVRLQKNLLKGNIADALGVYPYLYYVELSDNELYGELPPTLGDCKNLTSLKISNNKISGTIPPQLGNMNQLVILDLSLNNIAGEIPKDLGKLKLLLELLLECNYLGGHIPQELGALSSLQKLNIAGNNLGGSVPRQLGECSKLQFFNLSRNSLGTSIPDEISKLQSLEVLDLSQNLLTGEIPGKLGLLHKLETLNLSHNQLSGSIASTFDDMASLTSIDISYNELEGALPEIPAFRNATIEVVRGNKGLCGVIASLKSCTEKTSKVLDAEE
- the LOC115733113 gene encoding MDIS1-interacting receptor like kinase 2-like; the encoded protein is MVYESIIEATEEFDAKYCIGVGGQGSVYKAQLQTGEIVAVKKLNDSPDIEMASQKALEREIRALTGTRHRNIVKLYGFCSSSRHSFLVYEFFQFGSLKDVLNNEQRITTFDWNKRVNVIKGVANALSYMHHECSPPVIHRDISSKNILLDEEYEAHVSDFGTAKVLQPYLSNWTSFAGTFGYTAPELAYTMEAKEKCDVYSFGVVTLEVIMGRHPGDLVSSLASSSSASSSNSTTSHWPLQQVLDKRVPYPIGDVLGQVAFIVKMALSCLNPKQEHRPSMQQVSQAISAHSSIRISSSEDIKLEELVDPRCFS